A region of the Vicugna pacos chromosome 7, VicPac4, whole genome shotgun sequence genome:
CTGGCTCACAGAGGGCTCATAAGCTATTGCGACATCCAGGCTCCACATTTGAACAACTTTGGCCTGAGGTCCAAATGTGTCTCTCAACAGGAGACACGGACAGAACATGCTAAGACATGTGAATTTCTGGATCCAGTTCCTGAACTAACTCAGTGCACGTGGCATGAACTTTAGCAAGCAAATCATTTGTTCTAGGCGGGTTAGACCAATGTATCATAGATAATGTCCCCTGAAGGCTCATGAGTCCAGGAAGTTAGGGGGAGGGGCTGGTTTCCCTGTCCCAAGGCCAGCCCGGGCAGCGGGCCTTCATGCAAGGATACATGGGAGTCTCTGGTGACCCTTGGGCACACTGAGTGGCCCTTGTGAGCATATTCACAACCTGAAGAAATAGCTGGAGAGTTGGCTGGACGTGGAGCATTAAGtgaagaggaaagaaacaaatgggCCCAGTTTTATACCACgcaaaagaaacacaaagtcaGTGATTTTGACAACACTGTCCCAGCAGCCTTCTTGCCCAAGGCTCCATGCTCAGGTGGTGCCCAGGAGGCAGTGGGGTCcttctgccctgccctccccaccccactctgctctctctcctccctccaagAAGGTAACGGCCATCCAGCAGGAACATTCAGGCCTCAGAACGGCTAGACAGTCCTGCTCAAAGCAGCTTAATGATTGCTTACAGTGAAGAGGGAGCCGAACTTAAAATGACCTCATAAATTTGGGAGATGGGAcgaaagggaaaggaaataaaaccagCAAAGCCTGAATTAAAGAGTCTCCaggaatgttttgttttgttgtggtgTTTTTTAAATACctggtgtatttttaaaatcattccaaaatatatttattgagacTGCACTCAATATATATACTGAGCTTTATGCAGGCACCAAGGTCAAGCAGAAGAGGCCTAAAACCCATTTTCTCCCTCCCAGCAGCCGGCAATAGACAGCAAGATGTGACATGTGTAGACAGGATGCAGGAAGGAGATGTAAAGAGAATAAGGAGATGGAGCAGGAACTCAACAGTGTATGGGGGGATCACAGGGAAACGCTTCCTGGGGAACAGGCCTGATTTTCTAACGATGTGGGAACAAGCTTTGCGCACGTACCTCTTGGCATTGGTCAGCTCTTGTTCGGGCCATTTGCATTTCTGGCACAGCCCAGCCTTCATCGTTATGGACAAGGACATCTGGAGTGACTACGTTCAACTTCTTACCCGAATGTTTTGACGTGAACCAGACACGGCTTATTTCTCCCCCACCACCTGCAGCATCTCCAGGGGAGATGAATTCATGTCTCCAGACCTCATCTCATTCAAAGGGAGTCAGACATGGGCAGCTGCTGAGATGTCTTCCCCAGAGCTGGCTGCACGCACACCGCCCGAGGGGTCGTAAAAGCCCCTGCCCCAAGCACGCCGTCAAAGCAGCCGCAGCAGCATGAGGGGCACCTGCAGAAGGTGGTGGAAGGTTGGGGGTCATGGGAGGACGGAGGGAGGGGGATCCATCTTTGAGATTCCCGTGCTTCCCACACAAACTTTCCGAAGCAATAATCAGCTCTAGCCTAGAGGCTGAAGCTGTTTCTAACAATCTTCTCCAAGCTGTGTTATTGTTCTAAAAACTATGAGCACAAGGGATATTGGAAACATTATTTCCATTATGAAGCTCAGCTTTGCATCAGGAAATACTTTCATCCcaactcttttattttattttattttgagaactAAGGGTCCACCTGGGCTGTGCACGTCAAAGGAGTATTGCTGTTTgcagggaaagaaaggagagaggaaagtgCAGGTCTGGCCATGAATTACCTCCCAGGAGGCAGCCATCCCAGAGGGAGCAGAATCCCTTTCCCCTTCACCTGCTGCAgtgcgattttttttttaagggaacaaTACTTTTAATTTCacaataacagaaaaagaaaaaaaaagtcaagttgcTCTCAGATCCCACCCTGAGAAGAGGTTTTCATCCTATTGCACTCTGGTCACTTAAATCAGAACCTCTGGGGCTGGGACCCAGGCGCCCTGGGGTGATTCTGGCGTGTGGTCAAGCTCACGGACCCCGTGCAGTAGGAGGGGCCGCGTGCTCCTGAGCTCCACCTGAGACCACAGGCAGAGGCCGTGAGTGAGCAGAAGCGAAGGCCTTCTCAGCCCCTAACATCTATGATTCTGTGGGAATTTGGGGAAATGGGCCTTTTTCTGGCAAAGAGAACAAATTCTGCTAAAATTCTAGGCTAGGAAATATCACTCTGGAGTTCATAGGCTCCTTCCCCAGAAATGGTCTGGGGAAACAGGCCGTCACTCTGCCAGTCAAGGCCCCTTAGATGCAGGGACGTGGTCGGCCGACCCTGGAGGCCCGCCAGGCTCCCCTGGGGGTGCAGAAACATGAAACCGTATTTATCCTAGCCCCCGGGGAACTCGAGGGCTAGATAATACATGGATTACACAGAAGCAATATTACAGCAATGCTGCATCCAACCAGCTTTCTCCAGGAGGCAGGCGATTCCTGCCCGTGAGCTTTTCAGGAAATGTCCTTTGCGTTGGAGGTGTTTCATTGTTGTCACTTCTGACAGAAATCCTTCTGAGTGCTTATGCAGCTCCCTTCTTCAATACAGCTCTCTGGATGTCACCGGACCTTTTCTTGGTGGCCCAAGGGCACAATTATTAAACAGAGCTGTCATGTATGGTTAGGCAAATTGTGCTCTGCACAACTTCAGGGGGCGCTACTTACCACAAAGTCACACAGATTTTTACTGTTACTTGCCCAGTTTTCTGGTGGATCACAATCAAGCGTCTTGAGGAAGCTGCCCCTTTTTCTTTCAGTTGGCAGCAGGCCTGCCAATCATGTTTGCATGGGGTCCTGGGACGCAGACAGGccgtggggtgggcagggctgtctGCTTTCCGCCTGATACAACCCTGGAGAAGTGCAATTTGTAATGACTCCGACACTCTGCCATATTCTGTCTCCTCCTTACATGTCCTCAGGCAGTTCCTAATTCTTGGTACCCACCCCCCCACTTCTAGCAGCCCACATATCTTCCTCCAGCTGCCACTTTGAGATGCAACCACTGAGGGACTATGGTGTCAGGTCATTGACTTTATACCAAATGCATTTCTGAGTCAGGCCTTGCGGGGAGGCCCTGTGCTTGGCTCCACACACCCCCTGGAGCCAGTGTCAGGGTCTACACGGGTCTCTTCCTGCGCTCTGTCACCGGTGCTCAAGTTCTTGGCAGCTCTATTCTGGATGGCTGAGGAATAGCCAGGAGTCTGAGACTCTGATTAAAAGTCATCAGTAAACAGAAACCAGCACTTCATACTGACCAAGTACTGAAATGTGCGATACTATTGGGGAACAATAGTATTAAGGAACTCGTTTGTTGaatttggggggttttgtttgctcatttctgttttgttttaacatcAATTCCCCTGGGTAGACATACCCCCAGACATacatatttttccaaattttctgagATGAGTCTGATGAGAAGACAGGTTTGAAGTCGCTGGTATGAAACAGAAACACCTGACGTTCCTGGTTGTTCTCTAGGacccaccagggctggctgtcacctcTCCCGCTTCATGTCCACCCCCACTTGGAGTCAGTCCCTTTCAAGACTGAGGGGCGACCCGCAGGGTTCACCCGTGGGAGAAGCCAGGGCACACGCAGCCCCGCCAGCTCATTCTTCTTTTCTTACAGCTGTGCTCTTCCCTGCCGCCCACCGGCCAAAGAGGTCCTCGTCGGTGCCCCTGAACCCCGTCCTGCAGAGCTCCCTGGAGGAAGTGGAACTCCTCTACGAGGTAGGCAGAGGGCAGAGTCGTAACTCAGGTCACCCAGAGGGCACAGCTCCTTCTCTGTGACCTGAGTGACCTGAGCCCCTGAAAATGAGTAGCCTCTGCTGCCCAGGGGACCGGCCTAGACGTGTTTGTGGAGGCCATGGAATCCTCCCCATCCCCAAGGAAGGGGTTCCTCATATGGCCTCTCCTGTGCCACGTGCCGTCCCAGGGAATAACGGCATTGAGATTCAGCCGAGGCATGTTGATGTAGGCTTGGCACAGAGGGGCCACTGGCAGCACCCAAGCAGTGGAGCTGGGCACTATTCCCCCACCAGGCCTTTCAGGCATGACTCGCCAGCAGTCTCCCCGCAATGGTTGTCTGAGTGGAGCCATGTCTGAGTAACCTTCTACTGTGACAGTCTGGGGCTGCCCCAAAGgctctcttcctctgcctctgtcaccTCCATCAGCAAGACCTCTCTTCTCCTCTAAACCACAGGTAAATTTCCCCAGGCTGCTTGGTTTGGTTCAGCAATAAAATTCCAGGTTCAAGATCTGAGCTTTAGTTCTGGTTCTGCCACCCACTGGCTATGTGAACTTGCATCAGCCCGTTTCTCTCTGGGCCTgaatcttctcatctgtaaagcgaGGGACTCCAATGACCGCCAAAGCTCCCCTCCTGCCTTGACATCCTCCATGTACTAGAACTGCCAGGCTAAGGAGGAGACAGCCTGCTGCAGCCAAGCAGCTGAGCCGGGCGGCAGACTTCAAATCCTGCCTCGGGGAACAAGCTGGAAAATGCATAGCCTTTGCCAAGTCATGCACATGGGAGTCAGAGAAACAGATCTGTTTTAGAAAGATAACAGACAGTAGCATGGAGGATGGATTAGAGCcgggggaggcaggagacagagagaagagttAAGACTCTGAGTCCAGGAGGTACTTACTAGGTTCCTGACGTGAGCCTGGCCCTGAGCGGGGGTTGCACATGACAGATCCCACCCCTACTCTGAAAGAACAAGTAAGAAATGAGGACAAATCTCTGTATCCCCCTTTATTCCTAGCACAATTCTCTGCATCTTTCAAATTCCCAGCTTCTGATTTTAGACTATCCAAAATAGTGAGGTCGTGCTTTGGAAGATCTTTGGAGGatagaaggggaggaaggggagcaggGGGTGATTCGGAACACTAGAAACAAGTAGCCACTTACATGGTGGCTTTGTACCGGCACAATGTTAGATGTCGCCCATATCTGGCTTATTTACTCCTTCTAATATCCCAGTGGAGTATTGTTGTTACTAACCATTCCACggagaaagaaactgaggctgagagaagcTAAGTAAGTCATCCAAGGTTATACAGCTAGTGGGAAAGTCAGAACTGGAACCCAGGTCTCTTGATTCCGAAGCTCTCTCCACAACCGCCTCCCTAAATGGGCCCATGTGACCATGATCCCTGCAGTGTCCTCACCGATGCCACCTGATTCATGCCTTTCCACACCCCTTGTTTCTCCCCAGTTCCTGCTGGCTGGACTTGAGATCAGCCCCGAACTGCAGGTCTCCATCAGGGACGAGGAGCTCGCCTCCTTGCGGAAGGCCTCCCACTTCCGCACCATCTGCAACAGCGTGATCCCCAAGAGCATCCCCGACATCCGCCGGCTGAGCGCCCACCTCTCCAGCCACCCCGGCATCCTCAAGAAAGAGGACTTCGAAAGGACAGCGCTGACCCTGGCCTACACAGCCTACCGCACAGCCGGGTCCCACGGGCATCAGAAGGACGTCTGGGCCCAGTCCCTCCTTAGCCTCTTCCAGGCCCTGAGGCATGACTTGATGCGGTCCTCAGACCCCAGAGCATCTCCCTGAGAGACTAGCCAGCACCAGAACTGTGGAGGAGGGACCAGCACACAGTAATCTAGAAATTCttcattctctactctatttacAGAGACCAGCCACAAAACAATACCACCAACTCAGAGTAGCAGAGATAATATAAGAAAACCCAATGCTCTTTGCCCCTTGTAACTTCCTGACAGTTGCATCTGATTCATCTCATAACGTGACCCTGGAAAAAAGGGCTGGAATGGTAGTTCAAGATGCCTCCAGAGGCCAAATGTTTGCCTGGTGACAGGCAGGAGTCTCAGATATGCTTCAACACTGAGTGACTGTGACACAAACACCCAAGAGTGAAGACAGGGCTGGGGGAGACATCACAGAAGTCTGGGTGTGGCAGGGGGATGGGGGACAGAGCTCTTTGGTCCTGTCAGGGTGCTGGGTTGACTGAACATCTTTCCAAGGTTCTGTAGTAAGCTCTAAAGAAACTAGAgctatagagaaaaatgaatacATTGTTAGCCAAggatacacttttcagcttttccAAAAGTCGCCAAGAAAAATCAGTCGGAAAATCAGTAATATTATGACATGTATGTCTGGACTGTTCTTTCCTGAAGGCTGGTCTAATACAGGGGAGGAACACAAAGGGGGCCCACAGAAACGTGACCATCATGCCTTCCTTCTTGAACAGAGAAACCAAGCTAATGAAGAAAGGGCCATAAGAAAAGAGGCGGCACCAACACCCAGGCCTGCCTACCCTAACGCTAAAATTATCTAGCATCAGCCAAGAATTAAGTGCTCCTAATAAAAGTGATTTTCAGATGACAGAATTTTACCCTTTCAAATGCCAAAGCTTTCATTTTGGTAATATTGACTTGATATCTTTTTAAGCTACTCACATGAAGTATCTTAAGCTTTTATTTAGTATATTGGAAACATTCTAATGAAGGAGTTAGATGAGATCATCTCTAAGATTCCCCTACTTCCGAAACGTCCACTATCATTTAACTACCCAGGAGATGTTACAGGGAGGACACCTGGACCTGAGACATCTGCTGGACTAATTGTCATCCAACCCTGAAGGGTCCCAGACTTCGCTAATTCTGTGCCTGGTGGGAGTTTTTCTGCTGCCTTCCTCACTGTCAGGCTGTTAAGAgtgttttttttgcttttcttttctacaaCATGACTTCTCCTTTGCAATTTGTTCTTTCTTACTGGCCATCACCTGAAAAACAAGATAGTGAATCTTATTATAATTCTATGTTAAGTAAGGGTTAATAGGCGGAGGCCTCTGCTGGGAGTAAAATACCAGCTCAGAGATCTTTCCAGCTTCTCCTAGGTTTGCAGCTGGTTTCTGGAGGATAACGTTGCAAGAAGTCTGACCTTTGACTAAGTGAGGATTCACTGGGCTAAATTTGATTCTGAAATGTGTATTTAACAATTGTTCTGCGTTATGACAAAAGCTGGTCTGGACTTCTAAAATCTTTGAATAAGTGAGCTTTGCAGCAGCACAAGCTGCATAATCTTTTGGAGAAATATCAGGATGCAGGAAGGTATTCATCATCAGAGAAAAATCTCGCTCTGCATCCTGATGTTCTCGGGCTCAGAAGAGGACTAGCTGTCAGTCTCTCTGGTTCTCATTCCCAGATGACACTGCTCTTTTGCCTCCCTCAAATGCACGCTCAGATATATACTTTTTgttcaatttttctctttctagtaTTACATGTTCACTTTGACCTGGTCACTCcactagtctttttctttttttaaaaattttagttggTGTCTCTGCTGCTCTGTCTGTGGGCCCAACTTGGATTATCTTTGTATCCATTCTTCGATCCACCTCCAAGTATCTTCTGCTGGATTTCTTGCTCTTTCTCTGCCTGCCCATATTTGGATGCTCACTGTCTCCTTCAGGTATCACTGACTAAAACAAAGGTCAAGACaggtttgagggggagggtatagctcagtggtagagtgcatgcttggcatgtacaatgtcctaggttcaattcccagtccctccattaaaaaaaaaaagataaataaataacctaattaccctccccctgcaaaaaaaaaaaacctaaataaataaatagcaaacaaacaaaaaagacaagttTGGGATTGCCCAGAAATCAGATTAGCCTCATGCCCTACCTCCACTTTGTGTGATTTTCCTGgatgtggggcagggagggggtcagCAGAGATCTCAATCCTTGGACACCGTGTAATACTCTGACGGTCAGAAGCTGTCCTGGGGCTCCACCCTTATCAGAACGGATCTGAGAGCTTTCTTTCAATCACCAGGCGGAAAGACCCACCCTTGTCGTCCCTGCCAGCCATGCCAGAAGCATGGCTGCTCCTGGTGGTAGGAGAATGGTCCCAGGACCAGGGAGACCAATGGCAGCTCATTCAACCTGccacaaaaaatgaaaagcacTCTTGCACTTATAAATCAGGGGCCATACTTAGGTGGCAATCAAtgactgaaaaaaatagaaacaagagGAGTACAACctttttaaagacaaatgaaaatttcattttcagtaaCTAGATACTTAAACACTATTTCACTCTGAATGTAAATTAATTATTTACCCACAAAAAGTTTTATAGTACTGActtcatttacaaaatcaaatatTCCACTCACCGCTACTACCCAAAAACCCAGCTCTTTGCCCAAAGAGCAGCGAAGGTGCAGACTGGACAAAAACAGACTCTCCCATTTTGCCTCATTAATGCCACACTGCACACACCACAGTCAAAACCAAGTCATGTTTTGTCATATTTATTCATAGACTGAAGAATCTGGGGTGTGATATTGGTGGTAGAAATTTGCCCGTGACTTAC
Encoded here:
- the FAM180A gene encoding protein FAM180A — its product is MCWKTLLLLLLCYDAQDTLSHKWSRAVLFPAAHRPKRSSSVPLNPVLQSSLEEVELLYEFLLAGLEISPELQVSIRDEELASLRKASHFRTICNSVIPKSIPDIRRLSAHLSSHPGILKKEDFERTALTLAYTAYRTAGSHGHQKDVWAQSLLSLFQALRHDLMRSSDPRASP